Proteins from a single region of Chitinibacter bivalviorum:
- the tig gene encoding trigger factor, translating into MQAQLETLSALERRLSISVPREEVNKQIDSRVRRVAKTAKIDGFRPGKAPLKVVLQNYGFRIQEEVLGETVERSFGEAVVAQNLQVAGYPRFEPKESGEAGDFEFSATFEVYPEVTLGDLSGVELQKPTLEVGDAEVDQTVMILRTQRTRYERVERAAADGDRVIIDFKGSIDGVEFAGGSSENYAFLIGKGQMLPEFEAGVIGMKEGETKDVTVNFPAEYHGKDVAGKTAVFAISVKNVAAANIPELDAEFAKSLGIVDGDIEKMRAEVKANLEREVRFRLKSRIKETALTAVIDASPIELPKSLVSLEIGRLVEGAQGDLKSRGIDPSTVPFNPALFEAQARRRVHLGLTLSELVKAEKLEAKPEQVKAIVEDLAQNYEDPAEVVAWYYASPERLAAPTNMALEDNVVEFVLSKAKVTEQAVAFDELMGQQQA; encoded by the coding sequence ATGCAAGCACAATTGGAAACCTTGAGCGCTTTAGAGCGTCGCCTGTCGATTTCAGTTCCACGCGAAGAAGTTAATAAGCAAATTGACTCGCGCGTACGTCGCGTAGCGAAAACTGCGAAAATTGATGGCTTCCGTCCAGGTAAAGCTCCATTGAAAGTGGTTTTGCAAAATTACGGTTTTCGTATCCAAGAAGAAGTATTGGGTGAAACTGTAGAGCGTAGCTTCGGTGAAGCTGTTGTGGCGCAAAACTTGCAAGTTGCTGGTTACCCACGTTTCGAGCCAAAAGAAAGCGGCGAAGCGGGTGATTTCGAATTCTCTGCAACATTTGAAGTGTATCCAGAAGTGACTTTGGGTGACTTGTCAGGAGTTGAATTGCAAAAACCAACGCTAGAAGTTGGTGACGCAGAAGTTGATCAAACGGTCATGATTTTGCGCACTCAGCGCACTCGCTACGAGCGCGTTGAACGCGCTGCAGCGGATGGTGATCGTGTAATTATCGATTTCAAAGGCTCAATCGACGGCGTTGAGTTCGCTGGCGGTTCTTCTGAAAATTACGCTTTCCTGATCGGTAAAGGCCAAATGCTGCCTGAATTCGAAGCCGGCGTGATTGGCATGAAAGAAGGCGAAACTAAAGACGTTACCGTTAATTTCCCTGCTGAATATCATGGTAAAGACGTAGCTGGCAAAACTGCCGTATTTGCAATTAGCGTGAAAAATGTAGCTGCTGCAAATATTCCTGAATTGGATGCTGAATTTGCGAAGAGCTTGGGTATTGTTGATGGCGACATCGAAAAAATGCGCGCCGAAGTTAAAGCAAACCTTGAGCGTGAAGTGCGCTTCCGTCTGAAATCACGCATTAAAGAAACTGCTTTGACTGCAGTGATTGATGCGTCTCCAATTGAATTGCCAAAATCATTGGTTTCTTTGGAAATCGGTCGTTTGGTAGAAGGCGCTCAAGGCGACTTGAAATCACGCGGTATCGACCCATCTACAGTACCATTCAACCCAGCATTGTTTGAAGCTCAAGCACGTCGTCGCGTTCACTTGGGTCTGACTTTGTCTGAGTTGGTTAAAGCTGAAAAACTGGAAGCTAAACCAGAACAAGTTAAAGCAATTGTTGAAGACTTGGCACAAAACTACGAAGATCCAGCTGAAGTCGTTGCTTGGTACTACGCGAGCCCAGAACGTCTGGCTGCGCCTACCAATATGGCTCTGGAAGATAATGTAGTTGAGTTTGTACTGTCAAAAGCTAAAGTAACAGAACAAGCTGTTGCTTTTGACGAATTGATGGGTCAGCAACAAGCTTAA
- the clpP gene encoding ATP-dependent Clp endopeptidase proteolytic subunit ClpP codes for MSRMEFDPQNIGLVPMVVEQSGRGERAYDIYSRLLKERVIFLVGPVNDQMANLVVAQLLFLESENPDKDISLYINSPGGSVTAGMAIYDTMQFIKPDVSTLCVGMAASMGAFLLSGGAKGKRYSLPNSRIMIHQPLIGGLAGQASDIEIHARELLKTKRTLNELLASHTGQSLETIERDTDRDNFMNAEEAQAYGLVDQVLVSRAALAG; via the coding sequence ATGTCTCGTATGGAATTTGATCCGCAAAATATTGGTTTGGTACCGATGGTCGTTGAGCAAAGCGGCCGTGGTGAGCGCGCATATGATATTTATTCGCGCTTGCTCAAAGAGCGGGTTATTTTCTTGGTTGGCCCAGTGAATGATCAAATGGCTAACTTAGTAGTGGCTCAGTTGTTATTTCTTGAGTCAGAAAATCCAGATAAAGACATTTCTCTGTATATCAATTCGCCAGGTGGTTCAGTGACGGCGGGGATGGCGATTTACGACACGATGCAATTTATTAAGCCGGATGTGTCTACGCTTTGCGTAGGGATGGCGGCTTCGATGGGTGCATTTTTGTTGTCTGGTGGCGCTAAAGGTAAGCGTTACTCATTGCCTAATTCACGCATTATGATCCACCAGCCATTGATTGGTGGCTTGGCAGGCCAAGCGTCTGATATTGAAATTCATGCGCGTGAATTGCTAAAAACCAAACGTACCTTGAATGAATTGCTGGCTAGCCATACTGGCCAGAGTTTAGAAACAATTGAACGTGATACTGATCGAGATAATTTCATGAATGCCGAAGAAGCTCAGGCTTACGGTCTTGTGGATCAAGTCTTGGTATCACGAGCAGCACTGGCGGGTTAA
- the clpX gene encoding ATP-dependent Clp protease ATP-binding subunit ClpX: MSDKPSDKLLYCSFCGKSQHEVQKLIAGPQVFICNECIELCTDVIQEESAQLGAVAAQTPDGKRLPLPTEIRDVLNQYVVGQERAKKILAVAVYNHYKRLSTKGKGGDGEVELAKSNILLIGPTGSGKTLLAQTMAKTLDVPFVIADATTLTEAGYVGEDVEHIIAKLLAQCDYDVEKAQRGIVYLDEVDKIARKSENPSITRDVSGEGVQQALLKLIEGTVASVPPHGGRKHPNQDMPKVDTTNILFICGGAFEGLDKIIRNRSVKGGIGFGAEVTSKDESKGIGALLHEVEPDDLIRFGLIPEFVGRLPVVATLAELDEAALISILTEPKNALIKQYQKLFEMEDVELEIEAEALLAIAKKAMERKTGARGLRSIVEQTLLDTMFELPAMEGIAKVVVTPDVISGKANPVYVPVASEKTAS; the protein is encoded by the coding sequence ATGTCTGATAAACCTAGCGATAAACTTCTCTATTGTTCGTTTTGCGGCAAAAGCCAGCACGAAGTGCAAAAGCTCATTGCTGGCCCGCAAGTATTTATCTGCAATGAATGTATTGAGCTGTGCACGGATGTGATTCAAGAAGAATCGGCGCAGCTTGGTGCCGTGGCGGCGCAAACTCCTGATGGCAAGCGTTTGCCGCTACCGACCGAGATTCGTGATGTATTGAATCAATATGTTGTTGGTCAGGAACGCGCTAAAAAGATTTTGGCTGTTGCGGTATATAACCACTACAAACGCTTGTCTACCAAGGGTAAGGGCGGGGATGGTGAAGTTGAGCTGGCCAAGTCAAATATCCTGCTAATCGGCCCTACTGGTTCGGGTAAAACCTTGCTGGCGCAAACAATGGCGAAGACATTGGATGTACCCTTCGTTATCGCAGATGCAACGACGCTGACTGAGGCGGGTTATGTGGGTGAGGACGTCGAGCACATCATTGCTAAATTATTGGCCCAGTGTGATTACGACGTTGAAAAAGCGCAACGTGGTATTGTTTACCTCGACGAGGTTGATAAGATTGCCCGTAAGTCTGAAAATCCGTCCATCACGCGAGATGTTTCGGGTGAAGGTGTTCAGCAAGCCTTGCTCAAATTAATTGAGGGTACAGTTGCATCAGTGCCGCCGCACGGTGGTCGCAAACACCCAAATCAGGATATGCCTAAGGTTGATACAACCAATATCTTGTTCATTTGTGGTGGTGCTTTTGAAGGCTTGGATAAAATCATCCGCAATCGTTCAGTTAAAGGCGGGATTGGCTTTGGTGCGGAAGTGACCAGTAAAGATGAAAGCAAAGGCATTGGTGCTTTATTGCACGAAGTAGAGCCTGATGACTTGATTCGTTTTGGTTTGATCCCTGAGTTTGTTGGACGCTTGCCTGTGGTTGCAACTTTAGCTGAGCTCGATGAGGCAGCTTTGATTTCTATTCTGACCGAACCCAAAAACGCCCTGATCAAACAATATCAAAAATTGTTTGAGATGGAAGACGTTGAGCTCGAGATTGAAGCTGAGGCATTGCTGGCTATTGCGAAAAAAGCGATGGAGCGCAAAACAGGTGCGCGTGGGTTGCGCTCGATTGTAGAGCAGACCCTACTCGATACGATGTTTGAATTGCCTGCAATGGAAGGTATTGCCAAAGTAGTGGTAACGCCTGATGTGATTTCAGGTAAAGCAAATCCAGTTTATGTACCAGTTGCGTCTGAAAAAACCGCTAGTTAA
- the lon gene encoding endopeptidase La has protein sequence MSEHTLLPAESTSFPVLPLRDVVVFPHMVIPLFVGRPKSIKALEAAMDSGKHILLVAQKNAAKDEPAFADIYPIGTVATVLQLLKLPDGTVKVLVEGLQRAQVEELLDDDGFYRVVATPLPPAPEDSNETEAMRRTLLAQFDQYVKLNKKIPPEILSSLAGIETAGRLADTVAAHLPLKLEQKQAVLEMEDVSARMDHLLKQLESELDILQVEKRIRGRVKRQMEKSQREYYLNEQVKAIQKELGELDENADLDELEKRIKAAGMSKEAREKTDGELKKLRMMSPMSAEATVVRNYIDTILALPWKKKTKISKDIAEADQVLDADHYGLEKVKERIVEYLAVQTRVEKLKAPILCLVGPPGVGKTSLGESIARATNRKFVRMALGGVRDEAEIRGHRRTYIGSMPGKILQSMTKVGVKNPLFLLDEVDKLGSDFRGDPSSALLEVLDPEQNHSFSDHYLEVDYDLSDVMFVATANSLNIPAPLLDRMEIIRLSGYTEDEKVNIALKYLVPKQMKNNGVAEGELQIADTAVRDIIRYYTREAGVRSLDREIAKICRKVVKALLLKPSDKKITVNAKNLDKYLGVHRFEFGVAELKNQIGQVTGLAWTEVGGELLTIETVKLPGKGKMIQTGQLGDVMQESIQAALSVVRSRAISLGIDPEFYQKNDMHIHLPEGATPKDGPSAGIAIATALTSVLTGIPVRCDVAMTGEITLRGEVLPIGGLKEKLLAAHRGGIKQVLIPEGNVKDLIEIPDNVKRGLAIHSVKWFDEVLAYALERMPVATVEAASAEEALAAPNVDTNQHSLKH, from the coding sequence ATGTCTGAGCACACATTATTACCAGCAGAATCAACTTCCTTTCCTGTCTTGCCATTACGTGATGTGGTCGTGTTTCCACATATGGTGATTCCTTTGTTTGTGGGGCGCCCAAAATCAATCAAAGCCCTCGAAGCTGCGATGGATTCAGGTAAGCATATTTTGCTGGTGGCACAAAAAAATGCAGCAAAAGATGAGCCAGCATTTGCAGATATTTATCCGATTGGTACCGTTGCAACGGTATTGCAATTATTGAAACTGCCTGATGGCACTGTGAAAGTGCTAGTGGAAGGCTTGCAGCGTGCTCAGGTTGAAGAGTTGCTTGATGATGATGGCTTTTATCGAGTGGTGGCAACCCCATTGCCGCCTGCGCCAGAGGACAGTAATGAAACTGAAGCTATGCGCCGGACTTTGCTCGCGCAATTCGATCAATATGTAAAACTGAATAAAAAAATTCCACCTGAAATTCTTTCTTCATTGGCTGGAATTGAAACTGCTGGCCGTTTGGCTGACACGGTTGCGGCACACTTGCCACTGAAATTAGAGCAAAAACAAGCCGTGCTCGAAATGGAAGATGTGTCGGCCCGCATGGATCATTTGCTCAAGCAGCTTGAGTCTGAGCTTGATATTTTGCAGGTCGAGAAACGCATCCGTGGGCGTGTCAAACGTCAAATGGAAAAAAGCCAGCGTGAATACTATTTGAATGAGCAGGTTAAGGCCATTCAAAAAGAGCTGGGTGAGCTTGATGAAAATGCCGATTTGGATGAACTTGAAAAGCGCATCAAAGCAGCAGGCATGAGCAAAGAAGCTCGGGAGAAGACTGATGGCGAGTTGAAAAAACTGCGCATGATGTCTCCTATGTCAGCCGAAGCGACTGTAGTGCGTAATTACATTGATACGATTTTGGCGCTTCCTTGGAAAAAGAAAACCAAAATTAGCAAAGACATTGCCGAAGCTGATCAGGTGCTCGATGCTGATCACTATGGCTTAGAAAAAGTCAAAGAGCGCATTGTTGAGTATTTGGCGGTACAAACGCGAGTTGAAAAGCTTAAAGCACCAATTTTGTGCTTAGTTGGCCCTCCTGGTGTAGGTAAAACTTCGCTGGGTGAAAGTATTGCACGTGCTACGAATCGCAAATTTGTGCGCATGGCTTTGGGCGGTGTACGTGATGAAGCAGAGATTCGTGGTCATCGCCGTACTTATATAGGTTCGATGCCAGGTAAAATTTTGCAAAGCATGACCAAGGTTGGCGTGAAAAACCCTTTGTTCTTGCTCGATGAAGTAGACAAGCTAGGTAGTGACTTCCGCGGCGATCCATCTTCAGCCTTGCTGGAGGTCTTGGATCCAGAGCAAAATCATTCCTTCAGTGATCATTACTTAGAGGTCGATTACGACTTATCTGATGTAATGTTTGTGGCGACGGCGAACTCGCTCAATATCCCTGCGCCATTACTGGACCGGATGGAGATTATTCGACTTTCCGGGTATACCGAAGATGAAAAGGTCAATATTGCGCTGAAATACCTCGTTCCCAAGCAAATGAAGAATAACGGCGTTGCTGAGGGCGAATTGCAGATTGCAGATACCGCAGTGCGCGATATTATTCGCTACTACACACGTGAAGCAGGTGTGCGTAGTTTGGATCGTGAAATAGCGAAAATTTGTCGCAAAGTAGTGAAGGCACTGCTGCTTAAGCCATCAGACAAAAAAATTACTGTTAATGCGAAAAACCTCGATAAGTATTTGGGCGTTCATCGTTTTGAATTCGGCGTTGCAGAATTGAAAAACCAAATCGGTCAGGTGACAGGTTTGGCTTGGACTGAAGTTGGCGGCGAGTTACTGACTATCGAAACGGTAAAATTGCCAGGCAAAGGCAAAATGATCCAGACGGGGCAGCTCGGTGATGTGATGCAAGAATCCATACAAGCGGCCTTGTCAGTTGTGCGCTCGCGTGCAATTAGCTTGGGGATTGACCCTGAGTTTTACCAGAAAAACGATATGCACATTCACCTGCCTGAAGGTGCAACACCAAAAGATGGCCCATCAGCTGGTATTGCTATCGCAACCGCATTGACCTCTGTGTTGACGGGTATACCCGTACGCTGCGATGTTGCAATGACGGGTGAAATTACCTTGCGCGGTGAAGTCTTGCCAATTGGTGGATTGAAAGAAAAACTGCTCGCGGCACATCGCGGCGGGATCAAACAAGTCTTAATTCCAGAAGGAAATGTCAAAGACCTGATTGAAATACCCGACAATGTCAAACGAGGGCTTGCTATTCACTCGGTCAAGTGGTTTGATGAGGTGTTGGCCTATGCGCTGGAACGGATGCCAGTAGCTACCGTTGAGGCGGCGAGTGCTGAAGAGGCATTGGCAGCGCCAAACGTTGACACAAACCAACACAGCCTTAAGCATTAA
- a CDS encoding HU family DNA-binding protein — MNKSELIDAIAESAGLSKAAAGKALDATVEAISNALKSGEEVTLVGFGSFYVSEREERTGRNPRTGESIKIAAAKQPKFRAGKSLKDAVQ; from the coding sequence GTGAATAAATCGGAACTCATCGACGCGATCGCCGAATCAGCAGGTCTGTCTAAAGCCGCTGCTGGTAAAGCTCTGGATGCAACCGTAGAAGCGATCTCCAACGCGCTTAAAAGTGGCGAAGAAGTAACGCTGGTTGGTTTTGGTTCTTTCTACGTGTCAGAGCGTGAAGAGCGTACTGGCCGTAACCCACGTACTGGCGAATCAATCAAGATCGCAGCTGCAAAACAGCCAAAATTCCGCGCTGGTAAATCATTGAAAGATGCGGTTCAATAA
- a CDS encoding SurA N-terminal domain-containing protein, whose product MFEFVHNNKTAVQIVLGLVSAGLVIGFGLSGYSAMGESDNYLAKVGKTQITERQLAEAIGNQAVPDDMKPMVVEQLVSQQLLQEKAQQLRMTVPDAVLREAIGSIPAFQVDGKFDSKRYQELLAAQQMTPTQFEDKLKKDLVLRQLMDGVMQTGFVSNSELQRLNSLMGDKREVSVATLSPEQYLAKVSVSDAEIKQYYDANLTQFKAPEMVKLEYVSYSQADLAAQQTVSDAEVQKYFDEHKSELAKEERKVRHILLTAPKDMKADDKAKVRQQAEVILLEVKKNPAQFSAIAKAKSQDPGSAANGGDLGYFAKGAMVKPFEEVAFKLKKGEISGIVESDFGFHILVLDDVKGASLADVKPQIEQKIKQDKAQVAYQAQVDKFSELVYQQADSLKPAADALKLKVVQSGWVTRKAAEEPLLNNPKLIEAVFSDDVLKKKHNSEAIEVGRDQLVSARLLEYKPSQTQALADVSAVISSKLKLEKAAKLLASDGEAKLKALNAGNAVELAWGEAKPFSRIGEQGVAEADLKAIFKADNSKPVYVGANVPNRGYVFYKVGNSVAAPALTPENKFRMGESLAKMYGQVELTAYLDSLKKDIKVQYSHRLKKSVE is encoded by the coding sequence ATGTTTGAATTTGTTCACAATAATAAAACCGCAGTTCAGATTGTATTGGGTTTGGTTTCTGCAGGTTTGGTCATTGGTTTTGGCTTGAGCGGTTATAGCGCGATGGGCGAGAGTGACAATTACCTCGCAAAAGTTGGTAAAACTCAAATTACTGAGCGCCAGTTAGCTGAAGCGATTGGCAATCAAGCTGTACCAGACGATATGAAGCCGATGGTTGTTGAACAATTGGTTAGCCAGCAATTGTTGCAAGAAAAAGCCCAACAATTGCGTATGACTGTGCCAGACGCTGTATTGCGTGAAGCGATTGGTAGCATCCCCGCATTTCAAGTTGATGGAAAATTTGATTCAAAACGCTATCAAGAGTTATTAGCCGCGCAGCAAATGACGCCCACTCAATTTGAAGATAAATTGAAGAAAGATTTGGTATTGCGCCAGCTGATGGATGGCGTGATGCAAACCGGCTTTGTTTCAAATTCTGAGTTGCAACGCTTAAATAGCTTGATGGGCGATAAGCGTGAAGTGAGTGTTGCTACGCTATCTCCTGAGCAATATCTGGCGAAAGTAAGCGTTTCAGATGCTGAGATCAAACAATATTACGATGCAAATCTAACGCAATTTAAAGCCCCAGAAATGGTTAAGCTCGAATATGTGAGCTATTCACAAGCTGATTTGGCTGCTCAGCAGACGGTATCAGATGCTGAAGTGCAAAAGTACTTTGATGAGCATAAGAGTGAGCTGGCGAAAGAAGAGCGAAAAGTGCGTCATATTTTGCTCACCGCACCAAAAGACATGAAAGCGGATGACAAAGCGAAAGTGCGTCAACAGGCTGAAGTTATTCTGCTTGAAGTGAAAAAGAACCCTGCGCAGTTTTCTGCTATCGCTAAAGCTAAATCACAGGATCCTGGTTCTGCCGCCAACGGTGGTGACTTGGGTTACTTTGCCAAAGGTGCGATGGTTAAGCCTTTTGAAGAGGTTGCATTTAAACTCAAAAAAGGTGAAATTAGCGGCATTGTAGAAAGTGATTTTGGTTTCCACATTTTAGTTTTGGATGATGTAAAAGGCGCGAGTCTGGCCGATGTGAAACCGCAGATCGAACAAAAAATAAAGCAAGATAAAGCGCAAGTTGCTTATCAAGCTCAGGTAGATAAGTTTAGCGAATTAGTTTATCAGCAAGCCGATAGCCTGAAACCTGCCGCTGATGCCTTGAAATTGAAAGTAGTTCAAAGTGGCTGGGTAACGCGTAAAGCCGCTGAAGAGCCATTGCTCAATAACCCTAAACTGATCGAAGCGGTATTCTCGGATGATGTTTTGAAAAAGAAACACAACTCTGAAGCCATCGAAGTGGGTCGCGATCAACTGGTTTCTGCCCGCCTATTGGAATATAAACCATCACAAACACAGGCTTTAGCAGATGTATCAGCTGTGATTTCTAGCAAACTGAAGTTAGAAAAAGCGGCAAAACTGTTGGCCAGTGATGGCGAGGCTAAACTTAAGGCGCTCAATGCAGGTAATGCAGTTGAATTAGCTTGGGGAGAGGCAAAACCCTTCAGCAGAATTGGTGAGCAAGGCGTTGCAGAGGCTGATTTAAAAGCCATTTTCAAGGCTGATAACAGCAAGCCCGTTTATGTGGGTGCCAATGTACCCAATCGAGGTTATGTTTTCTATAAAGTAGGCAATAGCGTGGCTGCGCCAGCATTGACGCCAGAAAACAAATTCCGTATGGGCGAGAGCTTGGCCAAGATGTACGGTCAGGTTGAGCTTACTGCGTATCTCGATTCCCTGAAGAAAGATATCAAAGTGCAATACAGTCATCGACTGAAAAAGTCAGTTGAATAA
- a CDS encoding enoyl-CoA hydratase-related protein: MSDTILCQMSETGVVTLSLQRPEVCNAINEIMVAELTATLAAISQNSSARVLILTGSGDFFCAGTDHQWMLRGSKAGPDHNFEDALHIARLLRTLDRLPIPTIAHINGPAIGTGIGLISCCDMAVCTPNSWFSIPDTRLGLIPAVFGPYVINKIGSSAARRYFLSTEKFNPTTAQRLGLIHECPPSAQEAQNQVDLWVSELIKNSPHALTAAKRFITSVEHRPIDDAMLSDTAHRMAHIRTHEEAQEGLQAYLNQCDPNWLAS, translated from the coding sequence ATGAGCGATACGATCCTTTGTCAAATGAGCGAAACAGGCGTCGTTACCCTGAGTTTACAGCGCCCAGAAGTTTGTAATGCCATCAATGAGATTATGGTTGCCGAGCTGACCGCAACCTTAGCGGCGATCAGTCAAAACTCATCCGCTCGCGTATTGATCTTAACGGGCTCTGGTGATTTTTTCTGTGCCGGAACCGATCATCAATGGATGCTTCGTGGCTCAAAAGCTGGGCCCGATCATAACTTTGAAGATGCCTTACATATTGCTCGCCTACTGCGCACGCTCGATCGACTTCCCATCCCCACGATTGCCCATATCAATGGCCCCGCAATCGGCACTGGCATTGGTTTAATTTCTTGCTGTGATATGGCAGTCTGCACCCCCAATAGCTGGTTTAGCATTCCAGATACTCGCCTAGGCTTAATCCCCGCCGTATTTGGTCCTTATGTGATCAATAAGATTGGCAGCAGCGCGGCTAGGCGCTATTTCTTGAGCACTGAAAAATTCAACCCAACCACCGCTCAGCGACTTGGCTTAATTCACGAATGCCCACCTTCGGCGCAAGAAGCCCAAAATCAAGTCGATCTTTGGGTCTCAGAATTAATCAAAAATAGCCCGCACGCTTTAACTGCTGCAAAACGCTTTATTACCTCGGTTGAACATCGTCCAATCGATGATGCAATGCTCTCCGATACCGCACATAGAATGGCGCATATTCGAACACACGAAGAAGCACAGGAAGGCTTGCAGGCGTATCTCAATCAATGTGATCCTAACTGGTTAGCCAGTTAA
- a CDS encoding DUF4870 domain-containing protein has translation MNAIAQSNAPSQDSRNIAVLVYLLTIFFSFIPGLVIFILKKEDEFIFDAGKEALNWSITLMLASLILGWIPILGWMMLGVLWVCNIVCSILGALNASKGLFYRYPFTLRLIA, from the coding sequence ATGAACGCAATAGCGCAGAGCAATGCGCCGTCACAAGATTCTCGCAATATCGCGGTATTGGTGTATCTACTGACGATATTTTTTAGCTTTATCCCTGGTTTAGTCATCTTCATCCTGAAAAAAGAGGATGAGTTTATTTTTGATGCGGGTAAAGAAGCGCTAAATTGGTCGATTACGCTGATGTTGGCCTCCCTGATTTTAGGTTGGATTCCAATATTAGGCTGGATGATGTTGGGCGTTTTATGGGTTTGTAATATTGTCTGCAGTATTCTGGGCGCTCTTAATGCGAGTAAAGGCCTGTTTTATCGTTACCCATTTACTTTGCGTTTGATTGCTTAA
- a CDS encoding dienelactone hydrolase family protein: MANSVSMSVGKARLNGEYFAAPKAPAPAVVLLPGCGGLYAKDKQPAVRYARMASQLQELGFAVLMLNPERSITLKNRCQVSNIQQQKKEMKRRANEAQLAITWLKARRDIDSNRIAVVGWDNGASAALSLLNRTNPGVRSAVVFYPNCRLLLGADFRVAAPTILLTGERDTLTPYAQCTELSRISGQSLFHLVSYPNARHDFDLMLDHLEDEALNLPKNHLALDVIAESDSAQDAWRRTYKWLSRWFDPERSMEGVPPRNLQ; encoded by the coding sequence TTGGCCAATTCTGTCTCGATGTCGGTTGGGAAGGCGCGTTTGAATGGTGAGTATTTTGCCGCCCCCAAAGCGCCTGCGCCGGCCGTGGTCTTGTTGCCTGGCTGTGGTGGGCTCTATGCCAAGGATAAGCAGCCTGCAGTGCGTTACGCCAGAATGGCGAGCCAGTTACAAGAGTTAGGATTTGCAGTGTTGATGCTCAATCCTGAGCGGTCAATCACGCTTAAAAACCGTTGCCAAGTGAGCAATATTCAGCAACAAAAAAAAGAAATGAAACGTCGCGCCAATGAGGCGCAGCTGGCCATTACTTGGCTGAAGGCTCGGCGCGATATTGATTCCAACCGAATCGCGGTCGTCGGTTGGGATAATGGTGCATCTGCTGCTTTATCACTGCTTAATCGCACCAATCCTGGCGTTCGATCTGCCGTCGTGTTTTATCCAAATTGTCGGCTTTTGCTCGGCGCGGATTTCAGAGTGGCGGCACCAACTATTTTATTAACGGGTGAACGCGATACGCTCACGCCGTATGCGCAATGCACGGAGTTGAGCCGTATTTCGGGTCAAAGCCTATTCCATCTAGTGAGCTACCCCAATGCGCGGCATGATTTTGACTTAATGCTCGATCATTTGGAGGATGAAGCACTCAACCTGCCAAAAAATCATTTGGCGCTAGATGTCATTGCTGAGTCTGATTCAGCGCAAGATGCATGGCGGCGCACATATAAATGGTTGTCGCGCTGGTTTGACCCCGAGCGGAGTATGGAAGGGGTGCCTCCGCGGAATCTGCAGTAG
- a CDS encoding D-hexose-6-phosphate mutarotase — MSNIDYSTILTGIEGVRIVSSNEKYAQSGAGLPIVVVENQLGSASLALQGCHLLSFVPAHGNDLLWLSPLASFDPDKAIRGGIPLCLPWFGGHPAGLQSHGFARTSDWTLEKASNQPDGSTLLILSLSSTTETLAMWPHAFRFEMQIEVGTELKLTLNVDNLSDTPAPFTYAFHTYFAVDDYTQCPILGLEDLTYIDTVGEVRRLPQEGTLQLTGHTDRVYLDVPEAQTIVDGARQIHIHGTAKSAIVWNAAEHALNIADIGPAYTRYVCVERGDVFDNALTIAPQSRFSSVMTLSETR; from the coding sequence ATGAGCAATATCGATTATTCAACAATTCTGACTGGCATTGAGGGTGTGCGTATTGTTTCGTCCAACGAAAAATATGCGCAATCTGGCGCAGGCTTGCCAATCGTCGTGGTTGAAAACCAGCTGGGCTCTGCAAGTTTAGCTTTGCAAGGCTGCCATTTGCTCTCGTTTGTTCCTGCTCATGGCAACGATTTACTGTGGCTTTCCCCCTTGGCGAGCTTTGACCCTGATAAAGCAATTCGTGGTGGAATACCATTGTGTTTACCATGGTTTGGTGGCCATCCTGCTGGCTTGCAATCACATGGCTTTGCGCGCACCAGTGACTGGACCCTAGAAAAAGCGAGCAATCAGCCTGATGGCTCGACATTGCTGATTTTAAGTTTGAGTAGCACAACTGAAACCTTGGCGATGTGGCCACATGCTTTCCGCTTCGAGATGCAAATTGAAGTAGGGACTGAACTCAAGCTCACATTAAATGTCGATAACCTGAGTGATACCCCCGCACCGTTTACGTATGCATTCCATACCTACTTTGCTGTTGATGACTATACCCAGTGTCCAATTCTAGGATTGGAAGATTTAACCTATATCGACACAGTGGGTGAAGTACGTCGCCTGCCGCAAGAGGGGACTTTACAGCTCACTGGCCACACCGATCGCGTGTATTTGGATGTGCCTGAGGCGCAAACCATTGTCGATGGCGCGCGCCAAATTCATATACACGGTACGGCAAAAAGCGCAATTGTTTGGAATGCGGCAGAACATGCTCTGAATATCGCAGACATAGGTCCAGCTTATACTCGCTATGTGTGCGTGGAGCGCGGTGATGTGTTTGATAATGCGCTGACGATCGCCCCACAATCTCGTTTTAGCTCAGTGATGACGTTGTCTGAAACACGTTAA